From Triticum aestivum cultivar Chinese Spring chromosome 4A, IWGSC CS RefSeq v2.1, whole genome shotgun sequence, a single genomic window includes:
- the LOC123081618 gene encoding uncharacterized protein isoform X1: MDKTEDDCSMEFLEEKGFFISFEEDGTLDWFFYPAYCECASLSDYQRLVLKNYGGTEYNMWSDYHSYLHSYDIEREYLKYCKELSKRLKWMEDYVDTCRSSVKWGKISSRGAFQAIKIAATSFPKITPTLAYNGFDEYKERICYYHTWFKEYDRLYFEIWRRVTKGTSFRKAMEDVCKMNKFPVRQGLMQTALDHEYTMTLMEEDFHTCTAAIRPAVKEDKAKELIADGVKKLVNMPKSYEDYIRKKIEIARIIGILPSEKTVATV, from the exons ATGGATAAAACTGAGGATGATTGTAGTATGGAGTTTCTTGAGGAGAAGGGATTTTTCATCAGCTTTGAAGAAGATGGAACACTCGATTGGTTTTTCTACCCTGCTTACTGCGAATGTGCTTCCCTGAGTGACTATCAACGCCTAGTCCTAAAAAATTAT GGTGGTACCGAGTACAACATGTGGAGTGACTACCATAGCTACCTTCATAGCTATGATATTGAACGGGAGTAtctcaagtactgcaaggaattaTCCAAGCGACTGAAG TGGATGGAAGATTACGTCGATACTTGCCGCTCATCCGTCAAA TGGGGTAAAATATCTTCCCGAGGAGCATTTCAAGCAATTAAGATTGCTGCTACTAGCTTTCCCAAGATCACTCCTACTTTAGCTTACAATGGCTTTGAT GAGTATAAAGAGCGCATTTGCTATTATCATACTTGGTTTAAGGAGTATGATCGTTTATACTTTGAGATTTGGCGGCGGGTCACAAAGGGAACA AGTTTCAGAAAGGCTATGGAGGACGTTTGTAAGATGAACAAGTTTCCGGTACGACAAGGTTTAATGCAAACTGCGCTGGACCATGAGTACACCATGACGTTGATGGAAGAGGAC TTCCATACCTGCACGGCAGCCATTCGCCCTGCA GTTAAAGAGGATAAAGCTAAGGAGTTGATTGCAGACGGAGTTAAAAAGCTG GTTAATATGCCCAAGTCCTATGAGGATTATATCAGAAAAAAGATAGAGATCGCACGCATTATTGGAATCCTTCCTTCCGAGAAGACTGTGGCAACAGTATAA
- the LOC123081618 gene encoding uncharacterized protein isoform X2, whose translation MDKTEDDCSMEFLEEKGFFISFEEDGTLDWFFYPAYCECASLSDYQRLVLKNYGGTEYNMWSDYHSYLHSYDIEREYLKYCKELSKRLKWMEDYVDTCRSSVKSFRKAMEDVCKMNKFPVRQGLMQTALDHEYTMTLMEEDFHTCTAAIRPAVKEDKAKELIADGVKKLVNMPKSYEDYIRKKIEIARIIGILPSEKTVATV comes from the exons ATGGATAAAACTGAGGATGATTGTAGTATGGAGTTTCTTGAGGAGAAGGGATTTTTCATCAGCTTTGAAGAAGATGGAACACTCGATTGGTTTTTCTACCCTGCTTACTGCGAATGTGCTTCCCTGAGTGACTATCAACGCCTAGTCCTAAAAAATTAT GGTGGTACCGAGTACAACATGTGGAGTGACTACCATAGCTACCTTCATAGCTATGATATTGAACGGGAGTAtctcaagtactgcaaggaattaTCCAAGCGACTGAAG TGGATGGAAGATTACGTCGATACTTGCCGCTCATCCGTCAAA AGTTTCAGAAAGGCTATGGAGGACGTTTGTAAGATGAACAAGTTTCCGGTACGACAAGGTTTAATGCAAACTGCGCTGGACCATGAGTACACCATGACGTTGATGGAAGAGGAC TTCCATACCTGCACGGCAGCCATTCGCCCTGCA GTTAAAGAGGATAAAGCTAAGGAGTTGATTGCAGACGGAGTTAAAAAGCTG GTTAATATGCCCAAGTCCTATGAGGATTATATCAGAAAAAAGATAGAGATCGCACGCATTATTGGAATCCTTCCTTCCGAGAAGACTGTGGCAACAGTATAA